GCCACCATACCCAAATCCGTCCAGGCCGAGATACTCGCCCTCGTCTGGAAAGCCAGTGCCTACTCGTAAAATAGATCCAGTAACTACACAATTGTTCATGACGCCTTACGAATCGGGGATCAGTAGCGCACGCGGTACCAGAGCAGGCCGATCCATTCGTGCAGCGCGCCGGTGGACTGGACGAACGCATCCACGGTGGGCCGCAGGTTCTTGGCGTGCCAGGGGTCGGGATCGTACTGATAGTGGACGGGGACCGGCACGACCGTATCGTCGGGGAAGTGTGCGGCGAAGGTCCGCACCGAACGCAGCGCATGCGTCGCTGATGTCACGATCCCGATGCGCCGATTCGGCGCCGCCGGCAGCAATTCCGCCAGGCCGCTGGCGTTCTGTTGTGTGGTTGCCGACGTTGTCTCGGTGAGGATCTTCTCGGCCGGGACACCCATCTGCACGGCCATGGCCTTCATGATCTCCGCTTCCCTTTCCTTGCCCTCTCGAATCTCGCCGCCGCAGAAGGCGATGACGTCGGCGTGGCCCTGCTGAAAGAGCCGCACGCCATGATAGAGGCGCGGATAGGACCGACCGGACAATTCCGCCTCGGTGCGGAAGCCACCGGACGGGAACCCGCCGCCGCCCAATACAACAATCACATCGAGCGTCGAGAGAACATCGGCATCGGGCATCGGAACTCGGGACTCAACGGAATAGGTCAGCGCGTTGGCAAATGGCGGAAAGCTGAGAATCAGCAGCAGCAGTGTCGCCAACAGCACCAGGACCCAGCCGACCTTGGGTGCGGTCTTTCGTCGCGAGAATCTCAGGAGCACCAGCCCCGCAAACGAGAGCACCAGAATCCAGACAAGCGGCGTGGCAAATGACTTGATCACGAACACGATCTCGTTCCTTCCCTATACTCAGTCTCGGTATCGGCGTCCCTGGCGTCAGCAACGAGCTCGGCCCAGGGGTATTCGAGGCCCTCTTCCTCAGCGTCCCACCGGTCCTGCGAGTGGAAGGCCTCATGAACGAAAAGAGCCCACCCCAGGGGGCAGGCTCTTGTTTTCGGGGATGCAACTCAATTCCGCAACGATCCCGGAAAGGACAACGTTCAATGACCGCTTTGCGTCTGGAGGATTTCAGAGATCTGCAAGCGTTCCTCCGGCGTCAACACGTTGGCGCTTCGGTCGATCTGGCGGGCACGGTCCAGATACTGCCCGGCCTGATCGATTTCGCCGAGCTCCGCACAAACGCGGCCTAACTTCACGAGCGTCCTGGCCTGGCGGCGCAAATCTAAAGCCGACACCGACAGTTTCAGCAGTCGTTCGAGATCGCGCCGGGCATCGCTGAGCCGGCCCTCCATCTGGGCCAGAATGGTCGCCCGCGTATCGAGAAGAGGCAGATCGTCCGGCGCCAGGCGCACGCCGCGAT
This genomic stretch from Anaerobaca lacustris harbors:
- a CDS encoding YdcF family protein, with product MFVIKSFATPLVWILVLSFAGLVLLRFSRRKTAPKVGWVLVLLATLLLLILSFPPFANALTYSVESRVPMPDADVLSTLDVIVVLGGGGFPSGGFRTEAELSGRSYPRLYHGVRLFQQGHADVIAFCGGEIREGKEREAEIMKAMAVQMGVPAEKILTETTSATTQQNASGLAELLPAAPNRRIGIVTSATHALRSVRTFAAHFPDDTVVPVPVHYQYDPDPWHAKNLRPTVDAFVQSTGALHEWIGLLWYRVRY